A genomic region of Xanthomonas campestris pv. phormiicola contains the following coding sequences:
- a CDS encoding diguanylate cyclase — translation MRRHWLRPFLRVLLPWLGLGLALGDVARAQSIPLRRYAHDQGLLGLADTCLLQTGNGSLWVCTESGLYRFNGHRFEQVPLQGQRGHFISAATEDAEHRLWVATFDRLYVDDGTQLRRLSAQETGPLHKNKLHLASTRWGTVLLNGQQALRAVAGSDGRWQLQPLFDAATLARLPQLGKLGAAQSEADTLWLGCDQELCRVAADGSVTVYGQAQGLPPDRWRHVVRDRDGALWLRGDRHVMQLPAGSERFVARPPPDGGLRQVVGQAQILLDPQGRVLIRTGQGLARWERGHWRSFGRSNGLPDGGIVVLLFDHAGDLWMAMDGEGVVRWNGYGWIENWDVSQGMSTAPTWSILRNGAGALLIGNEAGINRQRRADERFHPWLADAGQQVISLQIAADGSLWSLGSLGELRHHDRQGRLLRTYPRLGDSIRRLFLDASGRMWILAADGLYLLARPQSDELPQRVRALPGGEYSDIQQRRDGSLWLAGAAGVFRLSGNTWTPIRLLLDGKPAQPWVSKLLIQEDGQVWAALYDPGVWQGRLDGDTLQLQQSADLQQRDLQIYLLRRTRNGWVWIGHNQGVDVYDGRRWSRLTQSQGLLWDDISESAFFEDNDGSVWIGTSKGVSHILTPPRLFQAGAPRLTLSEFSRGGHAIAAGARLPWNEEPLHIEVGSPDLYDDRNQVSFRYRFDGAHTRWIATPNLEIEHPPLPPGDYTFEIQLLDAYRRSASAPVRVAFSVAPVWWRSQPMLVLYALLGGGLAIGALHWREGRLRQRQRELADLVALRTQELEHDKRELEIARAALAVKASHDSLTGLLNRAGILDALAAQMRRSQSEDRPLAVAMIDLDHFKHINDEHGHLIGDAVLIKVAQRLNANLRGSDLIGRYGGEELLGVLPGLPVPSDERLQNLRMAVAGQPLRVGKQRLAVTASIGVAWYRPGESMQQLLARADEALYRAKHLGRNRVELQQD, via the coding sequence ATGCGCCGACACTGGCTGCGGCCCTTCCTGCGGGTCCTGCTGCCATGGCTGGGCCTGGGCCTGGCGTTGGGCGACGTCGCCCGCGCGCAGTCGATTCCGTTGCGCCGCTACGCCCACGACCAGGGCCTGCTCGGCCTGGCCGACACCTGCCTGCTGCAGACCGGCAACGGCAGCCTGTGGGTGTGTACCGAGAGCGGGCTGTATCGCTTCAATGGCCATCGCTTCGAACAGGTGCCGCTGCAAGGGCAGCGCGGCCATTTCATCAGCGCCGCGACCGAGGACGCCGAGCACCGGCTGTGGGTGGCCACCTTCGACCGGCTCTACGTCGACGACGGCACCCAGTTGCGCCGGCTGAGCGCGCAGGAAACCGGGCCGCTGCACAAGAACAAGCTGCACCTGGCCAGCACGCGCTGGGGCACGGTGCTGCTCAACGGCCAGCAGGCGCTGCGCGCGGTGGCCGGCAGCGACGGGCGCTGGCAGCTGCAGCCGCTGTTCGACGCAGCGACGCTGGCGCGGCTGCCGCAGCTCGGCAAGCTCGGTGCGGCGCAGAGCGAAGCCGACACTCTATGGCTGGGCTGCGATCAGGAGCTGTGCCGGGTCGCCGCCGATGGATCGGTCACCGTCTACGGCCAGGCGCAGGGCCTGCCGCCCGATCGCTGGCGCCATGTCGTGCGCGATCGCGACGGGGCGCTGTGGCTGCGCGGCGACCGCCACGTGATGCAATTGCCGGCAGGGAGCGAGCGTTTCGTCGCCCGCCCCCCGCCCGACGGCGGCCTGCGCCAGGTGGTCGGCCAGGCGCAGATCCTGCTCGATCCGCAAGGGCGCGTGCTGATCCGCACCGGCCAGGGCCTGGCGCGCTGGGAGCGCGGCCACTGGCGCAGCTTCGGCCGCAGCAACGGCCTGCCCGACGGCGGCATCGTGGTGCTGCTGTTCGACCACGCCGGCGACCTGTGGATGGCGATGGATGGCGAAGGCGTGGTGCGTTGGAACGGCTACGGCTGGATCGAGAACTGGGACGTCTCGCAGGGCATGAGCACCGCACCGACCTGGAGCATCCTGCGCAACGGCGCTGGTGCGCTGCTGATCGGCAACGAAGCCGGCATCAACCGCCAGCGCCGTGCCGACGAACGCTTCCACCCCTGGCTGGCGGACGCCGGGCAGCAGGTCATCAGCCTGCAGATCGCGGCGGACGGATCGCTGTGGAGCCTGGGCTCGCTGGGCGAACTGCGCCACCACGACCGCCAGGGCCGCTTGCTGCGCACCTACCCGCGCCTGGGCGATTCGATCCGGCGTCTGTTTCTGGACGCCAGCGGCCGGATGTGGATCCTCGCCGCCGATGGCCTGTACCTGCTGGCGCGGCCGCAATCGGACGAGCTGCCGCAGCGGGTGCGGGCGCTGCCCGGCGGCGAGTATTCGGACATCCAGCAGCGCCGCGACGGCAGCCTGTGGCTGGCCGGCGCGGCCGGCGTGTTCCGGCTGAGCGGCAACACCTGGACCCCGATCCGGCTGCTGCTGGACGGCAAGCCGGCGCAGCCGTGGGTCAGCAAGCTGCTGATCCAGGAAGACGGCCAGGTCTGGGCCGCGCTCTACGACCCGGGCGTGTGGCAAGGCCGGCTCGACGGCGACACCCTGCAGCTGCAGCAGAGCGCCGACCTGCAGCAGCGCGACCTGCAGATCTACCTGCTGCGGCGCACCCGCAACGGCTGGGTGTGGATCGGCCACAACCAGGGCGTGGATGTCTACGACGGGCGCCGCTGGTCGCGCCTGACCCAGTCGCAAGGGCTGCTGTGGGACGACATCTCCGAATCGGCGTTCTTCGAGGACAACGACGGCTCGGTGTGGATCGGCACCAGCAAGGGCGTCAGCCACATCCTAACCCCGCCACGCCTGTTCCAGGCCGGCGCCCCGCGCTTGACGCTGAGCGAATTCAGCCGCGGCGGCCACGCGATCGCCGCCGGCGCGCGCCTGCCCTGGAACGAGGAGCCGCTGCACATCGAGGTCGGATCGCCGGACCTGTACGACGACCGCAACCAGGTCTCGTTCCGCTATCGCTTCGACGGCGCGCACACGCGCTGGATCGCCACGCCCAACTTGGAGATCGAGCATCCGCCGCTGCCGCCGGGCGACTACACCTTCGAAATTCAGTTGCTCGACGCCTACCGGCGCAGCGCCTCGGCGCCGGTGCGGGTGGCGTTCTCGGTGGCGCCGGTGTGGTGGCGCAGCCAGCCGATGCTGGTGCTGTACGCGCTGCTCGGCGGCGGCCTGGCGATCGGCGCGCTGCATTGGCGCGAGGGCCGCCTGCGCCAGCGCCAGCGCGAACTGGCCGACCTGGTCGCGCTGCGCACCCAGGAACTGGAACACGACAAGCGCGAACTGGAGATCGCCCGCGCCGCGCTGGCGGTGAAGGCTTCGCACGACTCGCTGACCGGCCTGCTCAACCGCGCCGGCATCCTCGATGCGCTGGCCGCGCAGATGCGCCGCAGCCAGAGCGAGGACCGGCCGCTGGCGGTGGCGATGATCGATCTGGACCACTTCAAGCACATCAACGACGAGCACGGCCACCTGATCGGCGACGCGGTGCTGATCAAGGTGGCGCAGCGCCTGAACGCCAATCTGCGCGGCTCGGACCTGATCGGCCGCTACGGCGGCGAGGAATTGCTGGGCGTGCTGCCTGGGCTGCCGGTCCCGTCCGACGAGCGGCTGCAGAACCTGCGCATGGCGGTCGCCGGGCAGCCGCTGCGGGTCGGCAAGCAGCGCCTGGCGGTCACCGCCTCGATCGGCGTGGCCTGGTACCGGCCGGGCGAGAGCATGCAGCAGCTGCTGGCGCGCGCCGACGAGGCGCTGTACCGGGCCAAGCATCTGGGCCGCAACCGGGTCGAACTGCAACAGGACTAG
- the flhF gene encoding flagellar biosynthesis protein FlhF: MKIKRFVAPDMRTAFRMVRDEHGPDAVILSNRRTDEGIEIVAASNYDEALVQQALDAARPEEAAPRLQVSAANPAPRAAKAAANPAMAMMAAISERRAPAAAMAAAGSSASVAQAAPARPLTQPAAIAASAMPAGTAPAPSRPAAAPRAPAPAQPAAPFAEFRIPEDVFRNAPISVPMPSPFAAPAAAASAAAIAADVPAWLEDIAAVSLTPAATPGAANVVPLPAAAPAASAGIPAPPTLAPVASFPGVQNDEQLTQLRDELALMRQMIEREMNRLTDERLRGSPVRAQALELMDDYGFDSGLTRDVVMQIPADLELHRGRGLMLGLLSKRLPIAPLDPIEEGGVIALIGPTGAGKTTTIAKLASRFLQRHAARDVALVTTDTIRVGGREQLHSYGRQLGIAVHEADSDAALQQLLERLRDYKLVLIDTAGMGQRDRALAAQLHWLRASRVVRSLLVLPANAHFSDLDEVVRRFAGADPQGVILTKLDETGRFGSALSVVADHRLPITWVTDGQRVPDDLHRANAASLVLRLEDLRRAADKPCTPEQNHAVA, from the coding sequence ATGAAGATCAAACGCTTCGTAGCCCCCGACATGCGCACCGCGTTCCGCATGGTCCGCGACGAGCACGGTCCGGATGCGGTGATCCTGTCCAACCGGCGCACCGACGAGGGCATCGAGATCGTCGCCGCCAGCAACTACGATGAAGCCCTGGTGCAGCAGGCGCTGGACGCGGCGCGTCCGGAAGAGGCGGCACCGCGGCTGCAGGTGTCGGCCGCCAATCCGGCGCCGCGTGCGGCCAAGGCCGCCGCCAATCCGGCGATGGCGATGATGGCCGCGATCAGCGAACGCCGCGCCCCGGCCGCCGCCATGGCCGCCGCCGGCAGCAGCGCGAGCGTGGCGCAGGCCGCGCCGGCGCGGCCGCTGACCCAGCCCGCCGCGATCGCCGCTTCGGCGATGCCCGCCGGCACCGCGCCGGCGCCGAGCCGCCCAGCCGCCGCGCCGCGGGCCCCTGCCCCGGCCCAGCCAGCCGCCCCCTTCGCCGAATTCCGCATTCCCGAGGACGTGTTCCGCAACGCACCGATCAGCGTGCCGATGCCCAGCCCGTTCGCCGCCCCGGCCGCCGCTGCCAGCGCCGCCGCGATCGCCGCCGACGTGCCGGCCTGGCTCGAGGACATCGCCGCCGTGTCGCTGACCCCGGCCGCTACGCCGGGCGCCGCGAACGTGGTGCCGCTGCCGGCCGCGGCGCCTGCGGCCAGCGCCGGGATCCCGGCGCCGCCGACGCTGGCGCCGGTGGCCAGCTTCCCCGGCGTGCAGAACGACGAACAATTGACTCAGCTGCGCGACGAACTGGCGCTGATGCGGCAGATGATCGAGCGCGAGATGAACCGGCTCACCGACGAACGCCTGCGCGGCTCGCCGGTGCGCGCCCAGGCGCTGGAGCTGATGGACGACTACGGCTTCGACAGCGGCCTCACCCGCGACGTGGTGATGCAGATCCCCGCCGACCTGGAGCTGCACCGCGGCCGCGGGCTGATGCTGGGGCTGCTGTCCAAGCGCCTGCCGATCGCCCCGCTGGACCCGATCGAGGAAGGCGGCGTGATCGCCTTGATCGGCCCCACCGGCGCCGGCAAGACCACCACCATCGCCAAGCTGGCCTCGCGCTTCCTGCAGCGCCACGCCGCCCGCGACGTGGCCCTGGTCACCACCGACACCATCCGCGTCGGCGGCCGCGAACAGCTGCACAGCTACGGCCGCCAGCTCGGCATCGCCGTGCACGAGGCCGACAGCGACGCCGCCCTGCAGCAGCTGCTGGAGCGCCTGCGCGACTACAAGCTGGTGCTGATCGACACCGCCGGCATGGGCCAGCGCGACCGCGCCCTGGCCGCACAGCTGCACTGGCTGCGCGCCTCGCGAGTGGTCCGGTCCTTGCTAGTACTCCCTGCCAACGCGCATTTCTCCGACCTGGACGAGGTGGTGCGCCGGTTCGCCGGCGCCGATCCGCAGGGGGTGATCTTGACCAAGCTGGATGAAACCGGGCGGTTTGGCAGTGCCCTGTCGGTGGTCGCGGACCACCGGCTTCCCATCACCTGGGTGACCGATGGTCAGCGCGTGCCGGACGACCTGCACCGCGCCAACGCCGCCAGCCTGGTATTGCGCCTTGAAGATTTGCGGCGCGCTGCCGATAAGCCCTGTACTCCGGAGCAGAACCATGCCGTCGCGTGA
- the flhB gene encoding flagellar biosynthesis protein FlhB encodes MSENEEGTEKTEQPTEKRLREAREQGNIPHSRELATAAVFSAGIFALMGMSGSLAAGAVTWMKGALRPDPGLYGNPGALFGHFGELLLGLLWVTLPLVGICVAAGFVAPILMGSLRFSGAALIPKLDRLNPMAGLTRLYGPESLAELFKSMLRMGFVGGAAGLCIWHNVAGLRSLMRQPLETAIGDGLGFTLRLLLYTAGALALLAAIDAPYQKWNYTRKLKMTRDEVRREMKESEGSPEVKGRIRQMQMQLSQRRMMEAVPSADVVVVNPTHYAVALKYESGRMRAPTVVAKGVDELAFRIREIGEQHRVAVVSAPPLARALYREGQLGKEIPVRLYSAVAQILSYVYQLRSWRSGPMPPLPPLEVDEFGPGSKP; translated from the coding sequence ATGTCCGAAAACGAAGAAGGCACCGAAAAAACCGAACAACCGACCGAAAAACGCCTGCGCGAGGCGCGCGAGCAGGGCAATATCCCGCACTCGCGCGAGCTGGCCACGGCGGCGGTGTTCAGTGCCGGCATCTTCGCCCTGATGGGCATGTCCGGCTCGCTGGCGGCCGGCGCGGTAACCTGGATGAAGGGCGCGCTGCGCCCGGATCCGGGCCTGTACGGCAATCCGGGCGCGTTGTTCGGCCACTTCGGCGAACTGCTGCTGGGGCTGCTGTGGGTGACCCTGCCGCTGGTCGGCATCTGCGTGGCCGCCGGCTTCGTCGCGCCGATCCTGATGGGCAGCCTGCGCTTCTCCGGGGCGGCGCTGATCCCCAAGTTGGACCGGCTCAACCCGATGGCCGGGCTGACCCGGCTGTACGGCCCGGAAAGCCTGGCCGAACTGTTCAAGTCGATGTTGCGCATGGGCTTCGTCGGCGGCGCCGCCGGCCTGTGCATCTGGCACAACGTGGCCGGCCTGCGCAGCCTGATGCGGCAACCGCTGGAAACCGCCATCGGCGACGGCCTGGGCTTCACCCTGCGCCTGCTGCTGTATACCGCCGGCGCGCTGGCGCTGCTGGCCGCGATCGACGCGCCGTACCAGAAGTGGAACTACACCCGCAAACTGAAGATGACCCGCGACGAAGTGCGCCGGGAAATGAAGGAGAGCGAGGGCAGCCCGGAGGTCAAGGGCCGCATCCGACAGATGCAGATGCAGCTGTCGCAGCGGCGGATGATGGAAGCGGTGCCCAGCGCCGACGTGGTGGTGGTCAACCCCACCCACTACGCGGTGGCGCTGAAATACGAGAGCGGCCGCATGCGCGCCCCGACCGTGGTCGCCAAGGGCGTGGACGAACTGGCCTTCCGCATCCGCGAGATCGGCGAGCAGCACCGCGTCGCAGTGGTGTCTGCGCCACCTTTGGCACGCGCCTTGTATCGGGAAGGGCAACTCGGCAAGGAAATTCCCGTGAGACTGTATTCGGCGGTGGCCCAGATCCTTTCCTACGTCTACCAGTTGCGCTCCTGGCGCAGCGGGCCGATGCCGCCGTTGCCGCCGCTGGAGGTCGATGAATTCGGCCCGGGGAGCAAGCCGTGA
- the flhA gene encoding flagellar biosynthesis protein FlhA yields MNTRKMMDMIKHGLGAPVIVMAMLAMVVVPLAAPVLDALFTFNIAISLMVLLAVVYVKRPLEFSIFPIVLLMTTMLRLALNVASTRVILINGQDGHGAAGKVIEAFGEFVIGGNYAVGIVVFAILTIINFVVITKGAGRVSEVTARFILDAMPGKQMAIDADLNAGLLTREEAKARREEVREEADFYGSMDGASKFIRGDAIAGILILFINLIGGMAVGVLQHGMPVAQAASTYTLLSIGDGLVAQLPALLVSSAVAMLVTRASRSQDMGASMMGQVFGQHKALAVAAAILGLVGLVPGMPNVAFLTLALILGLLAWKMWKRSLLPEEAKPDPAQQAASAGAQANAELGWDELRPIDPLGLEVGYRLIPLVDKAQGGELMARIKGVRRKLTQDIGFLIPPVHIRDNLELPANAYRLLVHGVPVATADIHPDRELALDPGGALGKIDGIAGKDPAFGLDAIWIQPHQRAQAETMGYTVVDPATVIATHLSHLIREHAPELLGHEEVQQLLATLAKSAPKLVEDLTPKALPLSVVVRVLQNLLIEKIPVRQLRKIVEALVEHAPQSQEPGALTAAVRNALGRFIVQEIAGMSAELPVFTLAPQLERVLQDSTQGNGAALEPGLAERLHQSLAECVSKQEARNEPAVVLVPAQVRAALARLVRHSVPSLSVLSYSEVPEDKRLKLVGTIS; encoded by the coding sequence ATGAACACGCGCAAGATGATGGACATGATCAAGCACGGCCTCGGCGCGCCGGTGATCGTGATGGCGATGCTGGCGATGGTGGTGGTGCCGCTGGCCGCGCCGGTGCTGGATGCGCTGTTCACCTTCAACATCGCGATCTCGCTGATGGTGCTGCTGGCGGTGGTCTACGTGAAGCGGCCGCTGGAGTTCAGCATCTTCCCGATCGTGCTGCTGATGACCACGATGCTGCGCCTGGCGCTGAACGTGGCCTCCACCCGCGTGATCCTGATCAACGGCCAGGACGGCCACGGCGCCGCCGGCAAGGTCATCGAGGCGTTCGGCGAGTTCGTGATCGGCGGCAACTACGCGGTCGGCATCGTGGTGTTCGCGATCCTGACCATCATCAACTTCGTGGTCATCACCAAGGGCGCCGGGCGCGTGTCGGAAGTGACCGCGCGCTTCATCCTCGACGCCATGCCCGGCAAGCAGATGGCGATCGACGCCGACCTCAACGCCGGCCTGCTGACCCGCGAGGAAGCCAAGGCCCGGCGCGAGGAAGTCCGCGAGGAAGCCGACTTCTACGGCTCGATGGACGGCGCCAGCAAGTTCATCCGCGGCGACGCCATCGCCGGCATCCTGATCCTGTTCATCAACCTGATCGGCGGCATGGCGGTCGGCGTCCTGCAGCACGGGATGCCGGTGGCGCAGGCCGCGTCCACCTACACCCTGCTGTCGATCGGCGACGGCCTGGTGGCGCAGCTGCCGGCGCTGCTGGTGTCCTCGGCGGTGGCGATGCTGGTCACCCGCGCCTCGCGCTCGCAGGACATGGGCGCCTCGATGATGGGCCAGGTGTTCGGCCAGCACAAAGCGCTGGCGGTGGCCGCGGCGATCCTGGGCCTGGTCGGGCTGGTCCCGGGCATGCCCAACGTCGCTTTCTTGACGCTGGCGCTGATCCTGGGCCTGCTGGCCTGGAAGATGTGGAAGCGCAGCCTGCTGCCGGAAGAAGCCAAGCCGGATCCGGCGCAGCAGGCGGCCAGCGCCGGCGCGCAGGCCAACGCCGAACTGGGCTGGGACGAACTGCGCCCGATCGATCCGCTGGGCCTGGAGGTCGGCTACCGGCTGATCCCGCTGGTGGACAAGGCCCAGGGCGGCGAACTGATGGCGCGGATCAAGGGCGTGCGCCGCAAGCTGACCCAGGACATCGGCTTCCTGATACCGCCAGTACACATCCGCGACAACCTGGAGCTGCCGGCCAACGCCTATCGCCTGCTGGTGCACGGGGTGCCGGTGGCCACCGCCGACATCCACCCCGATCGCGAACTGGCGCTGGACCCGGGCGGCGCGCTGGGCAAGATCGACGGCATCGCCGGCAAGGACCCCGCGTTCGGCCTGGACGCGATCTGGATCCAGCCGCACCAGCGCGCCCAGGCCGAGACCATGGGCTACACCGTGGTCGACCCGGCCACCGTGATCGCTACCCACCTGTCGCACCTGATCCGCGAGCATGCCCCGGAACTGCTCGGCCACGAGGAGGTGCAGCAGTTGCTGGCCACGCTGGCCAAGAGCGCGCCGAAGCTGGTCGAGGACCTCACCCCCAAGGCGCTGCCGCTGTCGGTGGTGGTGCGCGTGCTGCAGAACCTGCTGATCGAGAAGATCCCGGTGCGGCAGCTGCGCAAGATCGTCGAGGCGCTGGTCGAGCACGCCCCGCAGAGTCAGGAACCCGGCGCGTTGACCGCGGCGGTGCGCAATGCGCTGGGCCGCTTCATCGTGCAGGAAATCGCCGGAATGTCGGCGGAGCTGCCGGTGTTCACCCTGGCCCCGCAATTGGAACGTGTCTTGCAGGACTCTACCCAGGGCAACGGTGCCGCGCTGGAACCCGGCCTGGCCGAGCGACTGCACCAGAGCCTGGCCGAATGCGTCAGCAAGCAGGAAGCGCGCAACGAACCGGCCGTGGTGCTGGTCCCGGCGCAGGTCCGCGCCGCGCTGGCCCGGTTGGTCCGCCACAGCGTCCCCTCGCTGTCGGTGCTGTCCTACAGCGAGGTACCGGAAGACAAGCGGCTGAAGCTGGTGGGAACGATTAGTTGA